The following coding sequences are from one Thamnophis elegans isolate rThaEle1 chromosome 5, rThaEle1.pri, whole genome shotgun sequence window:
- the YTHDF1 gene encoding LOW QUALITY PROTEIN: YTH domain-containing family protein 1 (The sequence of the model RefSeq protein was modified relative to this genomic sequence to represent the inferred CDS: inserted 3 bases in 3 codons; deleted 2 bases in 2 codons), producing MSATSVDPQRAKGQDNKVQNGSLHQKDTVHDNDFEPYLSGQSNQSNSYPSMTDPYLSSYYPPSISFPYSLSEAPWSTGGDPPXPYLTTYGQLSNGDHHFMHDAVFGQPGGLGNNIYPHRFNFFPENPPFSAWGTSGSQGQQTQNSAYGSSYSYPPSSLGGTIVDGQTGFHNDTLNKAPGMNSIEQGMVGLKIGGDVTTSAVKTVGSVVNSAGMANALSGNVGSNLNLPVSKPTSWAAIASKPAKPQPKMKAKSGPVIGGALPPPPIKHNMDIGTWDNKGPMPKIPTPQQPIPSPQSIPQPQIIQPIPAQPPPLTQLPYQNPQPPPPQNRWVAPRNRNAAFGQSVGTGNESNPAGNTPANAIPGGGGGGGGESHPVLEKLKAAHSYNPKDFEWNLKTGRVFIIKSYSEDDIHRSIKYSIWCSTEHGNKRLDSAFRSMNSKGPVYLLFSVNGSGHFCGVAEMKSSVDYGTSAGVCVPGQWKGKFDVKXIFVKDVPNNQLRHIRLENNDNKPVXNSRDTQEVPLEKAKQVLKIIAMYKHTTSIFDDFSHYEKRQEEEEVVRKVNWL from the exons GAGCAACAGCTATCCATCAATGACCGATCCTTACTTGTCCAGTTATTATCCACCTTCTATTAGCTTTCCCTACTCACTGAGTGAAGCTCCCTGGTCAACCGGAGGAGACCCTC ATCCATACCTCACAACCTATGGACAGCTGAGTAACGGCGATCACCACTTCATGCACGATGCTGTGTTTGGACAGCCTGGCGGACTGGGCAACAACATTTATCCACACCGGTTTAATTTTTTCCCTGAAAACCCTCCTTTCTCAGCATGGGGAACGAGCGGCTCTCAG GGGCAGCAGACCCAGAACTCGGCTTACGGAAGCAGCTACAGTTACCCGCCCAGCTCCCTTGGGGGCACCATTGTGGACGGGCAAACGGGATTTCATAACGATACTTTGAATAAAGCGCCCGGGATGAACAGCATCGAACAGGGAATGGTTGGACTGAAGATCGGCGGGGACGTCACGACTTCCGCCGTGAAAACTGTAGGCTCAGTGGTCAACAGTGCCGGCATGGCGAATGCCTTGTCCGGCAACGTCGGATCGAACCTCAACCTGCCAGTATCGAAGCCAACCTCCTGGGCTGCTATTGCTAGCAAGCCTGCAAAGCCCCAGCCCAAAATGAAAGCGAAAAGCGGGCCCGTAATAGGAGGGGCTTTGCCTCCGCCGCCTATCAAACATAACATGGACATAGGTACTTGGGACAATAAAGGCCCCATGCCCAAAATCCCAACTCCTCAACAACCGATCCCCTCTCCTCAGTCTATACCACAGCCACAGATCATCCAGCCAATTCCTGCCCAGCCACCCCCGCTGACCCAGCTGCCCTACCAGAATCCTCAGCCGCCGCCCCCTCAAAACCGATGGGTGGCCCCTCGCAACCGCAATGCAGCTTTTGGCCAAAGCGTAGGAACCGGTAACGAAAGCAACCCAGCCGGGAATACCCCAGCGAACGCCATCccgggtggaggaggaggaggaggcggcgagtCCCACCCCGTTCTCGAAAAACTGAAAGCCGCCCACAGTTACAACCCCAAGGATTTCGAGTGGAACCTCAAAACCGGACGCGTCTTCATCATCAAGAGTTACTCGGAGGACGATATCCACCGTTCCATCAAATACTCCATTTGG TGTAGCACAGAACATGGCAACAAACGTTTGGACAGCGCCTTCCGCTCGATGAATAGTAAAGGCCCGGTCTATTTACTCTTCAGCGTCAACGGCAGTGGACATTTTTGTGGCGTAGCAGAAATGAAGTCGTCGGTGGACTACGGCACCAGTGCCGGCGTGTGTGTCCCAGGACAATGGAAGGGGAAGTTTGACGTCA GGATCTTTGTGAAAGATGTTCCCAACAACCAGCTTCGACACATCAGGCTGGAGAACAATGACAACAAGCCAG ACAACTCCCGTGACACTCAGGAGGTGCCCTTAGAGAAAGCGAAGCAAGTGCTTAAAATTATTGCTATGTACAAGCACACGACCTCCATCTTCGATGACTTTTCCCATTACGAAAAGcgccaggaggaggaagaagtggtaCGAAAGGTAAACTGGCTTTAG